A region of Ictalurus furcatus strain D&B chromosome 1, Billie_1.0, whole genome shotgun sequence DNA encodes the following proteins:
- the zbtb7b gene encoding zinc finger and BTB domain-containing protein 7B isoform X4, whose protein sequence is MLWKDKVAMSPGEDGLIGIPFPEHSNELLSRLNAQRRSGLLCDLTLTSRGARYPTHRAVMAAVSLYFRRLFGAEDVGEAGEVSEGCSVCQLDCVSPDALDALLEFAYTATLTIRSSGMREVLEGAQLLGIQCVADACRHILGEVGESGELGGEGDEPGRGGELGVTYKEKRNQFENNQKTPSRRKQDRRNVEKAASPVRLAWNTQSQEDKPKCEVPPTPEHKPHPPQNGASKSAQQLGLMNGGAHWHPQPAKEEEEESKPEGLTPPLNHTPSQAETAVGGAVEGVARKRKSQAPQQCPVCQKIIHGAGKLPRHMRTHTGEKPFQCMTCGVRFTRNDKLKIHMRKHTGERPYSCPSCPARFLHSYDLKNHLSLHSGVRPFECPLCHKAFAREDHLQRHRKGLACLELRPRLELRPRRTRHTASPHSPLSPASLSPKSSSSTAPHFLFRQEMENQGAPSNGPLIPGGVAYHRILQWRVMEERGDTGWREDEEES, encoded by the exons ATGCTGTGGAAAGATAAG GTGGCGATGTCTCCTGGAGAGGACGGTCTGATCGGAATCCCATTCCCTGAGCACAGCAATGAGCTGTTGTCCCGCCTCAATGCTCAGCGCCGCTCCGGCCTGCTCTGTGACCTCACACTGACCTCCCGTGGTGCCCGCTACCCCACACACCGCGCTGTCATGGCGGCCGTCAGCCTGTATTTCCGCCGGCTGTTTGGGGCGGAGGACGTGGGCGAGGCTGGTGAGGTGAGTGAGGGCTGCAGCGTGTGCCAGCTGGACTGTGTGTCCCCAGACGCTCTGGATGCTCTGCTAGAGTTCGCCTATACAGCTACGTTAACCATCCGCTCATCTGGCATGCGCGAGGTCCTCGAGGGGGCGCAGCTACTCGGCATCCAGTGCGTGGCTGATGCCTGCCGCCACATCTTGGGCGAGGTGGGGGAGAGTGGTGAGCTGGGTGGGGAAGGTGACGAACCGGGTAGGGGGGGTGAGTTGGGTGTGACCTacaaggaaaaaagaaatcagtttgagaacaaccaaaagaCACCATCACGCAGAAAACAAGACCGTCGCAACGTAGAGAAGGCAGCGTCACCTGTACGTCTGGCGTGGAACACACAATCCCAGGAGGACAAGCCCAAATGTGAAGTTCCACCCACCCCTGAGCACAAACCCCACCCACCACAGAATGGAGCTTCAAAAAGTGCTCAGCAGTTGGGGCTCATGAATGGAGGAGCACACTGGCATCCACAGCCAGctaaagaggaggaggaggagtcaAAACCCGAGGGGCTCACACCTCCTCTGAACCACACCCCCTCTCAGGCTGAAACAGCAGTGGGTGGAGCAGTAGAGGGTGTAGCCAGGAAGAGGAAGTCTCAGGCTCCTCAGCAGTGTCCCGTCTGCCAGAAGATCATCCATGGAGCAGGAAAGCTTCCACGTCACATGAGGACACACACGGGCGAGAAACCGTTCCAGTGTATGACCTGCGGCGTGCGCTTCACACG GAACGATAAGCTGAAGATCCACATGCGGAAGCACACGGGCGAGCGGCCGTACTCCTGCCCCAGCTGCCCCGCCCGCTTCCTGCACTCCTATGACCTGAAGAACCACCTGTCCCTGCACAGCGGGGTGCGGCCCTTTGAGTGTCCGCTCTGCCACAAAGCCTTCGCCCGTGAGGACCACCTGCAGCGCCACCGCAAGGGCCTTGCCTGCCTTGAGCTTCGCCCACGTCTGGAGCTCCGCCCACGCCGCACTCGCCACACCGCCTCTCCTCACTCTCCACTGTCGCCAGCATCATTATCTCCAAAATCCTCATCATCCACTGCACCACACTTCCTATTCCGGCAGGAAATGGAGAACCAAGGCGCTCCATCAAATGGGCCATTGATTCCTGGAGGCGTGGCATATCACAGAATCCTCCAGTGGAGGGTgatggaagagagaggagacacaggatggagggaggatgaggaggagtcttag
- the zbtb7b gene encoding zinc finger and BTB domain-containing protein 7B isoform X2 — protein MMAMTHTPASLEFTAPRFSMTGRMVAMSPGEDGLIGIPFPEHSNELLSRLNAQRRSGLLCDLTLTSRGARYPTHRAVMAAVSLYFRRLFGAEDVGEAGEVSEGCSVCQLDCVSPDALDALLEFAYTATLTIRSSGMREVLEGAQLLGIQCVADACRHILGEVGESGELGGEGDEPGRGGELGVTYKEKRNQFENNQKTPSRRKQDRRNVEKAASPVRLAWNTQSQEDKPKCEVPPTPEHKPHPPQNGASKSAQQLGLMNGGAHWHPQPAKEEEEESKPEGLTPPLNHTPSQAETAVGGAVEGVARKRKSQAPQQCPVCQKIIHGAGKLPRHMRTHTGEKPFQCMTCGVRFTRNDKLKIHMRKHTGERPYSCPSCPARFLHSYDLKNHLSLHSGVRPFECPLCHKAFAREDHLQRHRKGLACLELRPRLELRPRRTRHTASPHSPLSPASLSPKSSSSTAPHFLFRQEMENQGAPSNGPLIPGGVAYHRILQWRVMEERGDTGWREDEEES, from the exons atgatggcGATGACACACACTCCAGCGAGCCTCGAGTTCACAGCACCCCGCTTCTCCATGACAGGCAGAATG GTGGCGATGTCTCCTGGAGAGGACGGTCTGATCGGAATCCCATTCCCTGAGCACAGCAATGAGCTGTTGTCCCGCCTCAATGCTCAGCGCCGCTCCGGCCTGCTCTGTGACCTCACACTGACCTCCCGTGGTGCCCGCTACCCCACACACCGCGCTGTCATGGCGGCCGTCAGCCTGTATTTCCGCCGGCTGTTTGGGGCGGAGGACGTGGGCGAGGCTGGTGAGGTGAGTGAGGGCTGCAGCGTGTGCCAGCTGGACTGTGTGTCCCCAGACGCTCTGGATGCTCTGCTAGAGTTCGCCTATACAGCTACGTTAACCATCCGCTCATCTGGCATGCGCGAGGTCCTCGAGGGGGCGCAGCTACTCGGCATCCAGTGCGTGGCTGATGCCTGCCGCCACATCTTGGGCGAGGTGGGGGAGAGTGGTGAGCTGGGTGGGGAAGGTGACGAACCGGGTAGGGGGGGTGAGTTGGGTGTGACCTacaaggaaaaaagaaatcagtttgagaacaaccaaaagaCACCATCACGCAGAAAACAAGACCGTCGCAACGTAGAGAAGGCAGCGTCACCTGTACGTCTGGCGTGGAACACACAATCCCAGGAGGACAAGCCCAAATGTGAAGTTCCACCCACCCCTGAGCACAAACCCCACCCACCACAGAATGGAGCTTCAAAAAGTGCTCAGCAGTTGGGGCTCATGAATGGAGGAGCACACTGGCATCCACAGCCAGctaaagaggaggaggaggagtcaAAACCCGAGGGGCTCACACCTCCTCTGAACCACACCCCCTCTCAGGCTGAAACAGCAGTGGGTGGAGCAGTAGAGGGTGTAGCCAGGAAGAGGAAGTCTCAGGCTCCTCAGCAGTGTCCCGTCTGCCAGAAGATCATCCATGGAGCAGGAAAGCTTCCACGTCACATGAGGACACACACGGGCGAGAAACCGTTCCAGTGTATGACCTGCGGCGTGCGCTTCACACG GAACGATAAGCTGAAGATCCACATGCGGAAGCACACGGGCGAGCGGCCGTACTCCTGCCCCAGCTGCCCCGCCCGCTTCCTGCACTCCTATGACCTGAAGAACCACCTGTCCCTGCACAGCGGGGTGCGGCCCTTTGAGTGTCCGCTCTGCCACAAAGCCTTCGCCCGTGAGGACCACCTGCAGCGCCACCGCAAGGGCCTTGCCTGCCTTGAGCTTCGCCCACGTCTGGAGCTCCGCCCACGCCGCACTCGCCACACCGCCTCTCCTCACTCTCCACTGTCGCCAGCATCATTATCTCCAAAATCCTCATCATCCACTGCACCACACTTCCTATTCCGGCAGGAAATGGAGAACCAAGGCGCTCCATCAAATGGGCCATTGATTCCTGGAGGCGTGGCATATCACAGAATCCTCCAGTGGAGGGTgatggaagagagaggagacacaggatggagggaggatgaggaggagtcttag
- the zbtb7b gene encoding zinc finger and BTB domain-containing protein 7B isoform X3, whose amino-acid sequence MRICWFATSHNCETLPYRVAMSPGEDGLIGIPFPEHSNELLSRLNAQRRSGLLCDLTLTSRGARYPTHRAVMAAVSLYFRRLFGAEDVGEAGEVSEGCSVCQLDCVSPDALDALLEFAYTATLTIRSSGMREVLEGAQLLGIQCVADACRHILGEVGESGELGGEGDEPGRGGELGVTYKEKRNQFENNQKTPSRRKQDRRNVEKAASPVRLAWNTQSQEDKPKCEVPPTPEHKPHPPQNGASKSAQQLGLMNGGAHWHPQPAKEEEEESKPEGLTPPLNHTPSQAETAVGGAVEGVARKRKSQAPQQCPVCQKIIHGAGKLPRHMRTHTGEKPFQCMTCGVRFTRNDKLKIHMRKHTGERPYSCPSCPARFLHSYDLKNHLSLHSGVRPFECPLCHKAFAREDHLQRHRKGLACLELRPRLELRPRRTRHTASPHSPLSPASLSPKSSSSTAPHFLFRQEMENQGAPSNGPLIPGGVAYHRILQWRVMEERGDTGWREDEEES is encoded by the exons ATGAGGATCTGTTGGTTTGCAACATCTCACAACTGTGAGACCCTCCCTTATAGg GTGGCGATGTCTCCTGGAGAGGACGGTCTGATCGGAATCCCATTCCCTGAGCACAGCAATGAGCTGTTGTCCCGCCTCAATGCTCAGCGCCGCTCCGGCCTGCTCTGTGACCTCACACTGACCTCCCGTGGTGCCCGCTACCCCACACACCGCGCTGTCATGGCGGCCGTCAGCCTGTATTTCCGCCGGCTGTTTGGGGCGGAGGACGTGGGCGAGGCTGGTGAGGTGAGTGAGGGCTGCAGCGTGTGCCAGCTGGACTGTGTGTCCCCAGACGCTCTGGATGCTCTGCTAGAGTTCGCCTATACAGCTACGTTAACCATCCGCTCATCTGGCATGCGCGAGGTCCTCGAGGGGGCGCAGCTACTCGGCATCCAGTGCGTGGCTGATGCCTGCCGCCACATCTTGGGCGAGGTGGGGGAGAGTGGTGAGCTGGGTGGGGAAGGTGACGAACCGGGTAGGGGGGGTGAGTTGGGTGTGACCTacaaggaaaaaagaaatcagtttgagaacaaccaaaagaCACCATCACGCAGAAAACAAGACCGTCGCAACGTAGAGAAGGCAGCGTCACCTGTACGTCTGGCGTGGAACACACAATCCCAGGAGGACAAGCCCAAATGTGAAGTTCCACCCACCCCTGAGCACAAACCCCACCCACCACAGAATGGAGCTTCAAAAAGTGCTCAGCAGTTGGGGCTCATGAATGGAGGAGCACACTGGCATCCACAGCCAGctaaagaggaggaggaggagtcaAAACCCGAGGGGCTCACACCTCCTCTGAACCACACCCCCTCTCAGGCTGAAACAGCAGTGGGTGGAGCAGTAGAGGGTGTAGCCAGGAAGAGGAAGTCTCAGGCTCCTCAGCAGTGTCCCGTCTGCCAGAAGATCATCCATGGAGCAGGAAAGCTTCCACGTCACATGAGGACACACACGGGCGAGAAACCGTTCCAGTGTATGACCTGCGGCGTGCGCTTCACACG GAACGATAAGCTGAAGATCCACATGCGGAAGCACACGGGCGAGCGGCCGTACTCCTGCCCCAGCTGCCCCGCCCGCTTCCTGCACTCCTATGACCTGAAGAACCACCTGTCCCTGCACAGCGGGGTGCGGCCCTTTGAGTGTCCGCTCTGCCACAAAGCCTTCGCCCGTGAGGACCACCTGCAGCGCCACCGCAAGGGCCTTGCCTGCCTTGAGCTTCGCCCACGTCTGGAGCTCCGCCCACGCCGCACTCGCCACACCGCCTCTCCTCACTCTCCACTGTCGCCAGCATCATTATCTCCAAAATCCTCATCATCCACTGCACCACACTTCCTATTCCGGCAGGAAATGGAGAACCAAGGCGCTCCATCAAATGGGCCATTGATTCCTGGAGGCGTGGCATATCACAGAATCCTCCAGTGGAGGGTgatggaagagagaggagacacaggatggagggaggatgaggaggagtcttag
- the zbtb7b gene encoding zinc finger and BTB domain-containing protein 7B isoform X1, with product MDGWIAGWIDGWMDSWMDVLHCTFTPETASEKSGISNYYNNIKVAMSPGEDGLIGIPFPEHSNELLSRLNAQRRSGLLCDLTLTSRGARYPTHRAVMAAVSLYFRRLFGAEDVGEAGEVSEGCSVCQLDCVSPDALDALLEFAYTATLTIRSSGMREVLEGAQLLGIQCVADACRHILGEVGESGELGGEGDEPGRGGELGVTYKEKRNQFENNQKTPSRRKQDRRNVEKAASPVRLAWNTQSQEDKPKCEVPPTPEHKPHPPQNGASKSAQQLGLMNGGAHWHPQPAKEEEEESKPEGLTPPLNHTPSQAETAVGGAVEGVARKRKSQAPQQCPVCQKIIHGAGKLPRHMRTHTGEKPFQCMTCGVRFTRNDKLKIHMRKHTGERPYSCPSCPARFLHSYDLKNHLSLHSGVRPFECPLCHKAFAREDHLQRHRKGLACLELRPRLELRPRRTRHTASPHSPLSPASLSPKSSSSTAPHFLFRQEMENQGAPSNGPLIPGGVAYHRILQWRVMEERGDTGWREDEEES from the exons GTGGCGATGTCTCCTGGAGAGGACGGTCTGATCGGAATCCCATTCCCTGAGCACAGCAATGAGCTGTTGTCCCGCCTCAATGCTCAGCGCCGCTCCGGCCTGCTCTGTGACCTCACACTGACCTCCCGTGGTGCCCGCTACCCCACACACCGCGCTGTCATGGCGGCCGTCAGCCTGTATTTCCGCCGGCTGTTTGGGGCGGAGGACGTGGGCGAGGCTGGTGAGGTGAGTGAGGGCTGCAGCGTGTGCCAGCTGGACTGTGTGTCCCCAGACGCTCTGGATGCTCTGCTAGAGTTCGCCTATACAGCTACGTTAACCATCCGCTCATCTGGCATGCGCGAGGTCCTCGAGGGGGCGCAGCTACTCGGCATCCAGTGCGTGGCTGATGCCTGCCGCCACATCTTGGGCGAGGTGGGGGAGAGTGGTGAGCTGGGTGGGGAAGGTGACGAACCGGGTAGGGGGGGTGAGTTGGGTGTGACCTacaaggaaaaaagaaatcagtttgagaacaaccaaaagaCACCATCACGCAGAAAACAAGACCGTCGCAACGTAGAGAAGGCAGCGTCACCTGTACGTCTGGCGTGGAACACACAATCCCAGGAGGACAAGCCCAAATGTGAAGTTCCACCCACCCCTGAGCACAAACCCCACCCACCACAGAATGGAGCTTCAAAAAGTGCTCAGCAGTTGGGGCTCATGAATGGAGGAGCACACTGGCATCCACAGCCAGctaaagaggaggaggaggagtcaAAACCCGAGGGGCTCACACCTCCTCTGAACCACACCCCCTCTCAGGCTGAAACAGCAGTGGGTGGAGCAGTAGAGGGTGTAGCCAGGAAGAGGAAGTCTCAGGCTCCTCAGCAGTGTCCCGTCTGCCAGAAGATCATCCATGGAGCAGGAAAGCTTCCACGTCACATGAGGACACACACGGGCGAGAAACCGTTCCAGTGTATGACCTGCGGCGTGCGCTTCACACG GAACGATAAGCTGAAGATCCACATGCGGAAGCACACGGGCGAGCGGCCGTACTCCTGCCCCAGCTGCCCCGCCCGCTTCCTGCACTCCTATGACCTGAAGAACCACCTGTCCCTGCACAGCGGGGTGCGGCCCTTTGAGTGTCCGCTCTGCCACAAAGCCTTCGCCCGTGAGGACCACCTGCAGCGCCACCGCAAGGGCCTTGCCTGCCTTGAGCTTCGCCCACGTCTGGAGCTCCGCCCACGCCGCACTCGCCACACCGCCTCTCCTCACTCTCCACTGTCGCCAGCATCATTATCTCCAAAATCCTCATCATCCACTGCACCACACTTCCTATTCCGGCAGGAAATGGAGAACCAAGGCGCTCCATCAAATGGGCCATTGATTCCTGGAGGCGTGGCATATCACAGAATCCTCCAGTGGAGGGTgatggaagagagaggagacacaggatggagggaggatgaggaggagtcttag